One Lacipirellulaceae bacterium DNA window includes the following coding sequences:
- a CDS encoding molybdopterin-dependent oxidoreductase — protein MDRRQFLAAGGGLSVAMLGCERKTATTDNLPIVDLDVDWKKAPCRYCGTGCGVEVGVSEGKVVAVRGDELSPVNRGLLCAKGYHLPGMLYGEDRLTKPLRRRSDGKGFESISWDEALDLVAEKFSETLMQHGPEAVAMYGSGQWTVFDGYAALKWVKGGMRSNNIDPNARLCMASAVMGFVTQFQSDEPMGCYDDFEIADDFVLWGNNMAECHPVLFSRILEHKRKNPHVRIVDIATRRTPTSDYADMYIEIEPQGDLALANGLLHLLVKNGKVNEAFVEENVVFRRGIEDLEAIGYGCFEDQADRYTFKDQAQESSLEDLEEFLSYYSPEKVSELSGVHVGQIEALAKMYGDASRGMVSLWCMGVNQHVRGTWMNNLINDLHLITGKIGRPGNNPLSLTGQPSACGTAREVGTLSNRLPADRVVMNPEHRAETEEIWGLQPGTINEKPGYHAVDMFRALTRGDVKAMWIQVTNPWVTMPNLERFQRKPDDGRFIVVSDIYATPTTAVADLILPSAAWVEREGIFGNTERRTQHWEKMVDPPGEAKEDAWQIIQVAKRMGYEKLFPWDDDNWHEQMYEEYRKFTLGNGKDLATLDQLKGSRGLRWPVVDGKETRYRYAAGHDPYVEKAEGVEFYKAKGFGKKAAFWMRPYHPPAESPDEEFPFWLTTGRVLEHWHTGSMTRRVKQLHQAVPSAYVEINPADAIELGIATGDKVRVASRRGAVEFSAKINGRGAVPRGRVFVPFFDESKLINRLTLDALDNISKEPDYKKCAVKIEKV, from the coding sequence GTGGATCGACGACAGTTTTTAGCGGCTGGTGGCGGGTTGTCTGTTGCGATGCTCGGGTGTGAGCGCAAGACCGCGACAACAGATAATCTGCCAATCGTCGATCTTGATGTCGACTGGAAGAAAGCACCGTGCCGCTATTGCGGTACCGGATGCGGTGTCGAGGTGGGCGTGTCCGAAGGGAAGGTCGTAGCCGTACGCGGCGACGAGCTTTCACCAGTTAACCGCGGACTACTTTGCGCGAAGGGCTACCACCTCCCAGGCATGCTCTACGGAGAAGATCGGCTCACCAAGCCTCTACGGAGACGATCCGATGGGAAAGGATTCGAGTCGATTTCCTGGGACGAGGCCCTCGATCTTGTTGCCGAAAAGTTCTCGGAGACTCTCATGCAGCACGGCCCGGAAGCGGTCGCGATGTATGGCTCAGGACAGTGGACGGTGTTCGATGGCTATGCGGCGCTGAAATGGGTGAAGGGGGGCATGCGGAGCAACAACATCGATCCCAACGCGCGACTTTGCATGGCTAGCGCTGTTATGGGATTTGTTACGCAGTTTCAAAGTGACGAGCCGATGGGCTGCTACGACGACTTTGAAATCGCAGACGACTTTGTCCTCTGGGGCAACAATATGGCGGAATGCCACCCGGTGCTCTTCAGTCGCATTCTCGAACATAAACGCAAGAACCCTCACGTCCGGATCGTCGATATCGCAACGCGACGAACGCCGACTAGCGACTACGCGGACATGTACATTGAGATTGAGCCGCAAGGTGACTTGGCCCTTGCCAACGGCTTGCTTCATCTTCTAGTGAAGAACGGCAAGGTCAACGAAGCCTTTGTTGAAGAGAACGTCGTCTTTAGGCGTGGCATCGAGGATCTCGAAGCGATTGGCTATGGCTGCTTCGAAGATCAGGCAGACCGTTACACCTTCAAGGATCAGGCTCAGGAAAGCTCGCTCGAAGATCTGGAAGAGTTTCTTAGCTATTACTCTCCAGAGAAAGTGAGTGAGCTTTCAGGAGTACACGTTGGGCAGATTGAAGCGCTGGCCAAAATGTACGGCGATGCGAGTCGCGGTATGGTCAGCCTCTGGTGCATGGGAGTCAACCAGCATGTCCGCGGCACTTGGATGAATAATCTTATTAACGACCTTCACCTCATTACAGGAAAGATTGGCCGTCCAGGAAATAATCCGCTAAGCCTAACAGGTCAGCCCTCAGCTTGTGGAACAGCGCGTGAAGTCGGAACACTCTCGAATCGACTACCAGCGGATCGGGTGGTGATGAACCCGGAGCATCGGGCCGAGACCGAAGAAATCTGGGGGCTACAGCCTGGCACCATCAACGAGAAGCCGGGGTATCATGCGGTTGACATGTTTCGCGCGTTAACACGTGGTGACGTCAAGGCGATGTGGATTCAAGTGACCAATCCGTGGGTAACGATGCCCAACCTCGAACGGTTTCAGCGAAAGCCCGACGATGGCCGCTTTATTGTCGTCAGCGACATCTACGCAACACCGACAACCGCAGTCGCTGATCTTATTCTTCCTTCAGCCGCATGGGTCGAGCGGGAAGGAATCTTTGGAAACACCGAGCGACGCACACAGCATTGGGAGAAGATGGTTGACCCGCCTGGTGAAGCCAAAGAGGATGCTTGGCAAATCATACAGGTCGCCAAGCGTATGGGATACGAAAAACTGTTTCCATGGGATGACGACAACTGGCATGAGCAGATGTACGAGGAGTATCGAAAGTTTACCCTTGGAAATGGAAAGGACTTGGCAACCCTTGATCAGCTCAAGGGGTCTCGCGGGCTACGGTGGCCCGTTGTTGACGGCAAGGAGACGAGATACCGGTACGCGGCCGGACACGATCCGTACGTTGAAAAGGCCGAGGGCGTTGAATTCTACAAAGCGAAAGGGTTTGGCAAGAAAGCCGCTTTTTGGATGAGGCCCTACCATCCGCCTGCGGAATCACCCGATGAGGAATTCCCATTCTGGCTCACAACCGGACGTGTCCTCGAGCATTGGCACACGGGATCGATGACTCGTCGTGTCAAGCAACTTCATCAAGCCGTTCCTAGCGCCTATGTGGAGATTAACCCAGCAGATGCGATTGAACTTGGGATCGCCACCGGCGACAAGGTTCGTGTTGCTAGTCGTCGTGGAGCGGTTGAATTCTCGGCAAAGATCAACGGTCGTGGCGCCGTCCCCCGGGGTCGTGTCTTCGTCCCTTTCTTTGACGAATCGAAGTTAATCAACCGCCTTACGCTCGATGCCTTAGACAACATCAGTAAAGAACCCGACTATAAAAAGTGTGCCGTCAAAATTGAGAAGGTCTAG
- a CDS encoding globin → MDISESLQEIFESNETLGKKFYKKFFRACPEAEKFFEGLDMHRQAVVLTMAFTLVEQFYKSPYVQTAVYFHVLGASHRDMGIPKSMFEPWLQTMLQTLAEFHGDRWDKELEEQWQVGLNAAAEEMFQGYDLPN, encoded by the coding sequence ATGGATATCTCTGAGAGCCTGCAGGAAATCTTCGAGAGCAACGAAACGCTCGGTAAGAAGTTCTACAAAAAGTTCTTTCGGGCATGTCCTGAGGCAGAGAAGTTTTTCGAAGGGCTCGACATGCATCGTCAAGCCGTTGTCTTGACGATGGCATTCACCCTGGTCGAGCAGTTCTACAAGTCACCCTACGTGCAGACGGCTGTTTATTTCCATGTCTTGGGAGCCAGTCATCGCGACATGGGCATTCCGAAGTCCATGTTTGAACCTTGGCTACAAACCATGCTGCAGACCCTTGCTGAGTTCCACGGCGACCGGTGGGACAAGGAACTTGAAGAACAGTGGCAAGTTGGCTTAAACGCAGCCGCGGAAGAGATGTTCCAAGGATATGACTTACCAAACTAA
- a CDS encoding cytochrome bc complex cytochrome b subunit — protein sequence MSQLVAWLKERVPVDAEQLRELTNEPVPNHMKKWWYALGGTPAYLFVVQIVTGIMLAIYYQPASNTAYESVRHITEEVRFGWYFRSIHKWAATLMIAAVVLHQMRVYFTAAYRRPRELNWIIGMSLLMVTLGLGFTGYSLVFEQLSYWGATVGGNIMDTVPLVGGPLKEMLLAGDTYNEQTLPRFYILHAAILPVTLILLIGIHIAFIRLHGVKELEPDVDPEDPKKHFNFFPDHMLTELSLGLALMIVLSALATIFPAMLGPRADPLTTPEVIKPEWFFYATFRWLKLFGPTFAVLSMGLIVFLMFVWPWVDKLLIKVTRNEEMSTYLGIVAVFLIVGLTVWEAAVAH from the coding sequence GTGTCGCAACTAGTAGCTTGGCTGAAGGAAAGGGTTCCCGTTGATGCGGAACAGTTGCGTGAATTGACCAACGAGCCGGTCCCCAACCACATGAAGAAGTGGTGGTACGCCCTCGGGGGGACGCCTGCCTATCTGTTCGTCGTGCAGATCGTCACCGGCATTATGCTGGCCATCTACTACCAGCCGGCATCCAACACAGCCTATGAATCGGTCCGCCACATCACCGAAGAAGTCCGCTTCGGTTGGTACTTCCGTAGCATCCACAAATGGGCCGCCACGCTGATGATTGCCGCCGTAGTGCTGCATCAAATGCGGGTCTATTTCACAGCTGCGTATCGTCGACCTCGTGAATTGAACTGGATTATCGGCATGTCTTTGCTGATGGTCACCCTCGGGCTTGGCTTCACAGGCTACAGTTTGGTCTTCGAGCAGCTCAGCTACTGGGGAGCGACCGTTGGGGGCAACATCATGGATACCGTTCCATTGGTGGGCGGTCCCCTGAAGGAGATGCTGCTCGCTGGCGACACCTACAACGAACAGACGTTGCCGCGTTTTTATATTCTCCATGCCGCAATCCTGCCGGTGACTCTCATACTTCTTATCGGGATTCATATCGCTTTCATCCGGCTGCATGGTGTGAAAGAGTTAGAACCAGATGTCGACCCCGAAGATCCCAAGAAGCATTTCAATTTCTTTCCTGACCATATGCTCACTGAGCTTTCGCTAGGGCTGGCGTTAATGATTGTCCTCAGCGCGTTAGCGACGATCTTCCCAGCGATGCTTGGCCCTCGTGCCGACCCGCTGACAACTCCCGAGGTCATCAAGCCGGAGTGGTTTTTCTACGCCACTTTTCGTTGGTTGAAATTATTTGGACCCACCTTCGCCGTGCTGAGCATGGGGCTGATTGTGTTCTTGATGTTCGTGTGGCCGTGGGTCGACAAACTGCTGATCAAGGTGACACGCAATGAGGAGATGAGTACTTACCTAGGGATTGTTGCCGTATTCCTAATCGTCGGCCTCACCGTTTGGGAAGCGGCAGTCGCACACTAA
- a CDS encoding ubiquinol-cytochrome c reductase iron-sulfur subunit, which yields MADQEKPKVETSSEAPLAANPSDYTSNSPDRRYVLSAGSTVLMACGLAGGYGTFFAMAGRYFFPSGVNRAWMFVSDAAGIQPGESVPFESPAGVKVTITRRADVSEEELSERSFLALSSICPHLGCRVHWESQNDRFFCPCHNGVFDPSGKATGGPPAADGQDLPRYPLKVVDGSLYIEMPYRSV from the coding sequence ATGGCAGACCAAGAGAAACCAAAAGTCGAGACATCAAGCGAGGCCCCGCTCGCTGCAAATCCATCTGATTATACATCAAACTCACCTGATCGGCGTTACGTACTTTCCGCAGGTTCGACCGTCTTGATGGCCTGCGGCCTCGCAGGCGGCTATGGCACCTTTTTCGCCATGGCTGGAAGGTATTTCTTCCCGAGTGGCGTCAATCGCGCTTGGATGTTCGTGAGCGATGCTGCCGGAATTCAGCCGGGAGAGTCGGTTCCCTTTGAGTCCCCCGCGGGTGTCAAAGTCACGATTACCCGTCGCGCGGACGTTTCTGAAGAAGAACTTAGTGAGCGGAGCTTCCTTGCTCTCTCAAGTATTTGCCCGCATCTAGGATGCCGGGTTCATTGGGAATCGCAGAATGATCGATTCTTCTGCCCTTGCCACAACGGAGTCTTCGACCCTTCGGGCAAAGCAACCGGCGGTCCACCCGCGGCCGATGGCCAGGACCTTCCCAGGTACCCACTGAAGGTCGTCGACGGGTCTTTGTACATCGAAATGCCCTATCGAAGCGTGTGA
- a CDS encoding multiheme c-type cytochrome, translating to MSIKAKQFLIAFLGFVFLASLLFVQWMEVARKNEEAGITPHHVSIPANSQSCVDCHDKLSPGIIDHWEGSTHAVKGVGCVECHLANEKDADAFHHYGETIATVVTPMDCARCHPKETKEFAQSHHAKGGNILASLDNFLAETVEGSREPFNPHSPTPGMEVDMVNGMASVNTGCKQCHGSKVALMATDGSEITAEDLQPDEKGRPTNLDAIAKIKRDKNNQPVLHTASWPNTGIGRINLDGSLGSCSACHSRHDFSPRRARQPENCAKCHLGPDHPQKEIFEESKHGVAYRDLHAHMNLDADSWVLGKDYTQAPTCATCHMSAHSRGQEVTHDPGERISWTNRPPVSLLMDTDINHKVIKETDPTERQKLIHDSWQNKRDRMKEVCTHCHTKNYVNAFYQQYDDFVINYNEKFAKPGQKIMVILKETELVTAKQFDEEIEWTWFYLWHHEGRRARHGASMMAPDYAHWHGMYEVAERFYQELIPQAREIAEHAAEEGNEEAAEKVEATIEEILARPEHKWFQEEKSLEETAEESDADSNEPPAEDTAAKLPNNTNAGG from the coding sequence ATGAGCATCAAAGCAAAACAGTTTCTGATAGCCTTTTTAGGTTTTGTCTTCCTAGCGTCCTTGCTTTTCGTCCAGTGGATGGAAGTGGCTCGAAAGAATGAAGAAGCCGGGATCACGCCGCACCATGTTTCGATTCCCGCGAATTCACAAAGCTGCGTTGATTGTCACGACAAGCTCTCTCCGGGGATTATTGATCATTGGGAAGGATCCACGCATGCCGTCAAAGGCGTTGGCTGTGTGGAATGTCATCTCGCTAATGAAAAAGACGCCGACGCGTTTCACCACTATGGCGAAACGATCGCGACGGTGGTGACTCCGATGGATTGTGCCCGTTGCCACCCCAAGGAAACCAAAGAGTTTGCGCAGAGCCACCATGCCAAGGGCGGAAATATCCTCGCATCGCTCGACAACTTCTTGGCGGAGACGGTCGAAGGCTCGCGGGAACCGTTCAATCCGCATTCACCGACTCCCGGCATGGAAGTCGACATGGTTAATGGCATGGCAAGCGTCAACACCGGCTGCAAACAATGCCACGGCAGCAAGGTGGCACTTATGGCGACCGATGGAAGTGAAATCACCGCTGAAGATCTACAGCCTGACGAAAAGGGGCGGCCTACCAACTTAGATGCCATCGCAAAAATCAAACGCGACAAGAACAATCAGCCGGTACTGCATACCGCGAGTTGGCCCAACACGGGCATTGGCCGTATCAATCTGGATGGTTCGCTAGGCTCCTGTTCAGCTTGTCACTCGCGGCACGATTTCTCACCACGTCGGGCTCGCCAGCCGGAGAACTGTGCGAAATGCCACCTTGGTCCAGACCACCCGCAGAAAGAAATCTTCGAGGAATCGAAACACGGCGTCGCCTATCGCGATCTCCATGCACACATGAATCTGGACGCGGATAGTTGGGTGCTCGGCAAAGACTACACGCAGGCTCCAACCTGTGCGACGTGCCACATGTCAGCGCATTCGCGCGGGCAAGAAGTGACCCATGACCCCGGTGAGCGTATTTCCTGGACGAACCGTCCGCCCGTGAGCCTGTTGATGGACACCGACATCAATCACAAAGTCATCAAAGAGACGGACCCCACGGAACGCCAAAAACTGATTCACGATAGCTGGCAAAACAAGCGAGACCGTATGAAAGAGGTCTGCACACACTGCCACACCAAGAATTATGTGAATGCCTTCTACCAGCAATACGATGACTTCGTGATCAACTACAACGAGAAGTTCGCTAAGCCCGGCCAAAAAATTATGGTCATCCTGAAAGAAACTGAGCTAGTAACTGCGAAGCAGTTCGACGAGGAAATCGAGTGGACCTGGTTTTATCTCTGGCATCACGAGGGGCGTCGCGCTCGACATGGCGCCTCGATGATGGCACCCGACTACGCTCACTGGCACGGCATGTATGAAGTGGCCGAGCGTTTCTATCAGGAGCTCATTCCACAAGCCCGCGAGATCGCTGAGCATGCGGCGGAGGAAGGGAATGAAGAGGCCGCTGAGAAGGTTGAGGCAACTATCGAGGAAATCCTCGCTCGACCTGAACACAAGTGGTTTCAGGAAGAAAAGTCCTTGGAAGAGACAGCAGAGGAGTCGGATGCCGACAGCAACGAGCCTCCTGCGGAAGATACGGCAGCCAAGCTACCCAACAATACGAATGCGGGAGGGTGA